The Akkermansia sp. N21116 genome includes a region encoding these proteins:
- a CDS encoding proton-conducting transporter membrane subunit, with amino-acid sequence MLIWLVLIPLIASGLIGICKAPAKPTAILSVTLTLVLGIWALVSYDSCSSCWTQFMDTDLQLTLAPALAKVMLLLTILVTFGTILGVCAPEGNKASWYISPLLISAGATGAFLSDNILSFFAFHELALIPTFVMIGLFGRGDKRTIAWRITLYLGLASMVLLTGLLMLGSQLGYTFTAIREAVEAGVQLKHACTIGALLLAGFGTLVSLFPFHSWAAPAYASAPTPVAMMHAGVLKKFGLYGLFMLQPMISGAFAPWNNLLMIFLVCNVIWVGYVTVNQKRLDLLLGNSSVMHMGYIFLAFAALVSTETNPWATQGAALLMLAHGLSIALLFLLCGQIEARTQTLELGALGGLGSKLPRLAFIFGIASMASIGLPGLANFPGEFMIFFSGFAGFAGHFGPVQIATVLCLWGLVISAIYMLRAYKDIFQGELSRSCERVETQCSCKCGSSHTACLAVLFLTAALVLFGFGPNIVLSFFGN; translated from the coding sequence ATGCTTATCTGGCTCGTACTTATTCCCCTGATTGCCTCGGGACTCATCGGTATCTGCAAGGCACCCGCCAAGCCGACTGCCATCCTGAGCGTTACCCTGACTTTGGTTCTGGGCATCTGGGCTCTGGTTAGCTACGACTCCTGCTCGTCATGCTGGACGCAGTTCATGGATACGGATCTGCAGCTGACTCTTGCCCCCGCGCTAGCCAAAGTCATGCTTCTGCTGACCATCCTCGTCACCTTTGGCACCATTCTGGGCGTTTGCGCACCGGAAGGCAATAAAGCCTCCTGGTACATCTCCCCGCTCCTGATCTCAGCCGGGGCAACAGGAGCGTTCCTCTCGGACAATATTCTCTCCTTCTTCGCCTTCCATGAACTGGCCCTCATTCCCACATTCGTGATGATCGGCCTCTTCGGACGCGGAGACAAGCGCACGATCGCCTGGCGCATCACGCTGTACCTCGGCCTGGCGTCCATGGTACTCCTGACCGGGCTTCTCATGCTTGGTTCCCAGCTCGGTTACACCTTCACAGCCATCCGTGAAGCCGTTGAGGCCGGAGTCCAGTTGAAGCATGCCTGCACCATCGGCGCCCTTCTGCTGGCCGGGTTCGGCACACTCGTTTCACTCTTCCCCTTCCACTCTTGGGCAGCGCCCGCCTACGCCTCGGCTCCAACTCCGGTAGCCATGATGCATGCCGGCGTACTCAAAAAGTTCGGTCTATACGGTCTGTTCATGTTGCAACCCATGATTTCCGGAGCTTTTGCCCCGTGGAACAACCTCTTGATGATTTTCCTGGTCTGCAACGTCATCTGGGTCGGTTATGTCACCGTCAACCAGAAACGCCTGGATCTCCTGCTCGGCAACTCCTCCGTGATGCACATGGGCTACATCTTCCTGGCCTTTGCCGCACTAGTCTCCACGGAAACGAATCCCTGGGCGACACAAGGCGCCGCCCTGCTAATGCTGGCACACGGACTTTCCATCGCCCTGCTCTTCCTGCTTTGCGGACAAATCGAAGCCCGTACGCAAACACTGGAACTCGGAGCCCTCGGCGGACTCGGCAGCAAGCTTCCCCGGCTGGCCTTCATCTTCGGCATCGCTTCCATGGCCTCTATCGGCTTGCCCGGCCTAGCCAACTTCCCCGGCGAATTCATGATCTTCTTCTCGGGGTTCGCCGGATTTGCCGGCCACTTCGGTCCGGTTCAAATCGCCACGGTCCTCTGTCTGTGGGGCTTGGTCATCAGTGCTATCTACATGCTCCGAGCCTACAAGGACATCTTCCAGGGAGAACTTTCCCGTTCCTGTGAACGCGTCGAGACCCAATGTTCCTGCAAATGCGGTTCCAGCCATACCGCCTGCCTGGCCGTGCTGTTCCTGACGGCCGCTTTGGTTCTTTTCGGTTTCGGTCCCAACATCGTCCTCAGTTTCTTCGGGAATTGA
- a CDS encoding NADH-quinone oxidoreductase subunit J, with product MDTFVSDMLFYVFGLLAVITAIMVIVKRNPVTSAIFMALSFASTAAILFILGAHFLGVVQIMVYTGAIMVLIVFIVMMMNIKETETAYRRPLPIILGVLVALGFVSQLSGVVSSIPGASSGKCCPLSTFGNAWDDIFTLQPGKLTSVPETQGAIKINSFLTLAEQTHLLKEPGRITDVNMKTVKSEKDGKDIVAIQAEREPIVIKKDGKAFVALERINAATDGEAARIQRKITIMNTDGDIVSALVENTTSTPDDVRMLTAGSTPVNKKMAVQKLHAPKIHLPDIAPALAVGEFPQDSRIRKLIEQGEFPDAALLGNTLFTKYNIAFMIAGLSLLVATIGVVSLSRKPSSRQ from the coding sequence ATGGACACTTTTGTTAGCGACATGCTCTTCTACGTTTTCGGGCTCTTGGCCGTCATCACTGCCATCATGGTGATCGTCAAGAGAAATCCCGTCACCTCCGCCATTTTCATGGCTCTCTCCTTCGCCAGTACGGCGGCCATCCTGTTCATCCTTGGAGCCCATTTTCTGGGAGTTGTCCAGATCATGGTCTATACGGGAGCCATCATGGTACTCATCGTCTTCATCGTCATGATGATGAACATCAAGGAAACGGAAACGGCCTACAGAAGACCCCTTCCCATCATCCTCGGCGTCCTCGTCGCCTTGGGATTCGTCTCCCAGCTCTCCGGCGTCGTCTCCTCCATCCCGGGGGCTTCCAGCGGCAAATGCTGCCCGCTCTCAACCTTTGGCAATGCCTGGGACGACATCTTCACCCTGCAACCCGGAAAACTCACATCCGTGCCGGAAACTCAGGGAGCCATCAAGATCAACTCTTTCCTAACCCTTGCCGAACAAACTCACCTCCTCAAGGAACCCGGACGCATCACGGACGTCAACATGAAGACGGTCAAGTCCGAAAAAGACGGTAAAGACATCGTTGCCATCCAGGCGGAACGTGAACCCATCGTCATTAAAAAAGATGGTAAAGCCTTCGTTGCCTTGGAACGCATCAACGCCGCCACCGATGGCGAAGCCGCACGCATTCAGCGCAAAATCACCATCATGAACACCGATGGAGATATCGTCTCCGCTCTTGTGGAAAACACAACCAGCACTCCCGACGATGTCAGAATGCTCACTGCCGGCAGTACCCCGGTCAATAAAAAAATGGCGGTTCAAAAGCTGCATGCACCAAAAATTCATCTCCCCGATATCGCCCCAGCCCTAGCTGTCGGAGAATTCCCTCAGGATTCCCGTATCCGTAAACTCATTGAGCAAGGAGAATTCCCGGATGCGGCACTTCTGGGCAACACCCTGTTCACCAAGTACAACATCGCTTTCATGATTGCCGGCCTGTCCCTGCTCGTCGCAACGATCGGAGTCGTCTCCCTCTCGCGCAAACCGTCATCCCGTCAATAA
- a CDS encoding NADH-quinone oxidoreductase subunit N, which yields MQSYTPEFILVGVALVLLLADAFLKNVPKCAFGLIGVLASLAVIPYYTAENLYGNIYAILALISTALTLLLAVDFKAVINLSSNQGKTQDGTGEFFILPLIACAGITAMTKATDLITLFVSLEVLTLTSYILVGYFRRNIGSLEAGVKYLILGAISTGVLVFGLAWYFGMTGTFEISKSAVLSAIASGNSAGILFALALLVIGAAFKIGAVPLQMWIPDVYQGAPLPTTAFLSVASKVAGFAFLSIILVPFANIPSVLLILALMAAATLLVGNLGAIPQTNLKRLMGYSSIAQAGFILPFFLTDGSYNGAPDSTIAPNAALYLAIYMLMTFGAFFALSLIRIQRGSEEISAFRGLGKTNPRLALAITIMFASLAGVPLTAGFLAKMASFLHVIRFGTYSSWLLPIMVICAASGFYYYFKVIRAMYWEKPREEDEAIIVTPITAIVMTGCAAAIVIAGIMPLFTSGLSNL from the coding sequence ATGCAATCCTACACGCCTGAATTCATTCTCGTCGGTGTCGCCCTCGTCCTCCTGCTTGCGGACGCTTTCCTGAAAAACGTCCCCAAATGCGCCTTCGGCCTCATCGGGGTCCTGGCCTCACTGGCAGTCATCCCGTACTACACGGCGGAAAACCTCTACGGCAACATCTACGCCATTCTGGCACTGATCTCCACAGCCCTCACCCTGCTGTTGGCCGTTGATTTCAAAGCTGTCATCAACCTCTCGTCCAACCAGGGCAAAACCCAGGACGGAACCGGCGAATTCTTCATTCTTCCCCTCATTGCCTGCGCCGGTATCACCGCCATGACAAAGGCTACGGACCTGATCACCCTGTTCGTGTCCCTGGAAGTACTCACGCTGACCTCCTACATCCTCGTCGGCTACTTCCGCCGCAACATCGGCTCTCTGGAAGCCGGAGTCAAATACCTGATTCTGGGTGCCATCAGCACGGGTGTCCTCGTCTTCGGCCTCGCTTGGTACTTCGGCATGACCGGTACGTTTGAAATCAGCAAGAGCGCTGTCCTTTCCGCCATTGCTTCAGGCAACTCCGCCGGCATCCTCTTCGCTCTGGCTCTGCTCGTCATCGGAGCCGCCTTCAAAATCGGTGCCGTACCGCTCCAGATGTGGATCCCCGACGTGTACCAGGGAGCCCCCCTGCCGACGACGGCTTTCCTGTCCGTTGCCTCCAAAGTAGCCGGTTTTGCCTTCCTGAGCATTATCCTCGTGCCCTTCGCCAACATTCCGAGCGTCCTGCTCATCCTCGCCCTGATGGCTGCCGCCACGCTCCTCGTCGGAAACCTGGGAGCTATTCCCCAGACCAACCTGAAACGTTTGATGGGTTATTCCTCCATCGCCCAGGCCGGTTTCATCCTTCCCTTCTTCCTGACGGACGGTTCCTATAACGGCGCGCCCGATTCGACGATAGCTCCGAATGCCGCCCTTTACCTTGCCATCTACATGCTGATGACCTTCGGCGCCTTTTTTGCCCTCAGCCTCATCCGCATCCAGCGCGGCAGCGAAGAGATTTCCGCCTTCCGGGGGCTTGGCAAGACCAATCCCCGCCTGGCTCTCGCCATCACCATCATGTTCGCTTCTCTTGCGGGTGTTCCGCTGACGGCTGGGTTCCTTGCCAAGATGGCATCCTTCCTGCACGTCATCCGCTTCGGGACTTATTCATCCTGGCTCCTGCCCATCATGGTCATCTGCGCAGCCTCCGGTTTCTATTACTACTTCAAGGTCATCCGCGCCATGTACTGGGAAAAGCCCCGGGAAGAAGACGAAGCAATCATTGTCACGCCCATCACCGCTATCGTGATGACCGGCTGTGCAGCTGCAATCGTCATTGCCGGAATCATGCCCCTCTTTACCTCCGGACTCTCCAACCTGTAA
- the nuoK gene encoding NADH-quinone oxidoreductase subunit NuoK yields MVPLTHYLILSGILFAIGLAGVIIRRDIIVIFMCLEMMLSAANISLVAFSRAQGTMGLPNYDAQVLTLFVVAIAAAEVAIGLALIVALYRARHTVNTRDLNVLKD; encoded by the coding sequence ATGGTTCCGCTCACACATTACCTCATTCTATCCGGCATCCTGTTCGCCATCGGGCTAGCAGGCGTCATCATCCGCCGGGACATTATCGTCATCTTCATGTGCCTGGAAATGATGCTCAGTGCCGCCAACATATCGCTGGTCGCCTTCTCCAGAGCGCAAGGCACCATGGGACTGCCTAACTACGATGCCCAGGTACTCACCCTGTTTGTCGTCGCAATCGCTGCGGCGGAAGTAGCCATCGGCCTGGCGCTTATCGTAGCGCTCTACAGAGCGCGCCATACGGTAAACACCAGAGACCTGAACGTATTGAAAGACTAA
- the nuoL gene encoding NADH-quinone oxidoreductase subunit L, which yields MDTKYTWLLLFLPLTIAVVNWLFLKKRGNIAALTSTLSALVTLVISIGLLGQTGTDAISWLTLHGQDVNFSIGFGYLLDPLSTRMMVVVTGVGFLVHLFSLGYMDDDSAKTRYYAGLSLFMFSMTGIVLANNLAMTFICWELVGFCSYLLIGHYFTKNSAANASKKAFITNRVGDFGFLIGILATWALAGTLSFADMELPQGLSNDLLTIVILCLFCGAVGKSAQFPLHVWLPDAMEGPTPVSALMHAATMVAAGVYMMVRIQTSLGTEVFTETACMVITSIGAITAILAAFMATQQNDIKRILAYSTLSQLGYMIMAVGLLAGEAAMFHLYTHAWFKALLFLGAGAIIYACHHEQDIWKMGGILGRMKLTSLCFLLGTAALIAIPGTSGFFSKEGILTAALETNPLFFWIGAGVALLTTFYMMRLVMVVFFGKPRTQSAEHSHEVGTAMWLPLVILAIMAVVSGYGFIADKLVPANDFQSEGLHIGLPFYVSLGALIIGGILGIVCYAGVPAKDRLSSNPIARLFANRFYIDAFYDKVLIQGVQGFCSALIDFLDQFVFGIIVGGCARLTAGAGWVLRYLQSGSIAAYTVLFGAGILLVIYFMVFHC from the coding sequence ATGGATACGAAATACACCTGGCTGCTGCTCTTCCTGCCTCTGACAATCGCCGTCGTCAACTGGCTGTTCCTGAAAAAGCGAGGCAACATCGCCGCTCTGACTTCTACGCTCAGTGCCCTCGTCACCCTCGTCATCTCCATCGGCTTGCTGGGGCAAACCGGTACCGACGCCATTTCCTGGCTGACTCTGCACGGGCAGGACGTCAACTTCAGTATTGGCTTCGGGTATCTGCTTGATCCCCTTTCCACACGGATGATGGTAGTTGTCACCGGCGTAGGATTCCTCGTCCACTTGTTCTCCCTTGGTTACATGGACGACGATTCCGCCAAGACGCGCTACTATGCCGGATTGAGCCTGTTCATGTTCTCCATGACCGGCATCGTCCTGGCCAACAATCTGGCCATGACCTTCATCTGCTGGGAATTGGTCGGATTCTGCTCCTACCTGCTCATCGGCCACTACTTCACCAAAAACTCCGCGGCGAACGCCTCCAAAAAGGCCTTCATCACCAACCGCGTCGGCGATTTCGGATTCCTCATCGGCATCCTGGCCACATGGGCTCTTGCCGGGACGCTCTCCTTTGCCGACATGGAACTGCCCCAGGGGCTCAGCAATGATCTGCTCACCATCGTCATCCTCTGTCTCTTCTGCGGAGCGGTCGGCAAATCGGCCCAGTTCCCGCTCCATGTCTGGCTTCCCGACGCCATGGAAGGCCCGACACCCGTATCCGCTCTCATGCATGCCGCCACCATGGTTGCCGCCGGCGTTTACATGATGGTACGCATCCAGACCTCCCTCGGTACCGAAGTCTTTACGGAAACGGCCTGCATGGTTATTACCTCCATTGGCGCCATCACCGCCATCCTGGCCGCTTTCATGGCCACCCAGCAGAATGACATCAAGCGCATCCTGGCCTACTCCACCCTTTCCCAGCTCGGGTACATGATCATGGCCGTCGGCCTGCTGGCCGGAGAAGCCGCCATGTTCCACCTGTACACCCACGCCTGGTTCAAGGCACTGCTCTTCCTCGGAGCCGGCGCCATCATTTACGCCTGCCATCACGAACAGGATATCTGGAAAATGGGTGGTATCCTCGGACGCATGAAACTCACTTCGCTTTGCTTCCTCCTCGGGACCGCCGCCCTGATCGCCATCCCCGGAACATCCGGATTCTTCTCCAAGGAAGGCATTCTGACCGCCGCTCTGGAAACCAACCCGCTCTTCTTCTGGATCGGTGCCGGAGTCGCCTTGCTGACCACCTTCTACATGATGCGGCTCGTCATGGTCGTCTTCTTCGGCAAACCCCGTACCCAGAGTGCGGAACACTCCCATGAAGTCGGAACCGCCATGTGGCTGCCTCTCGTCATCCTTGCCATTATGGCCGTCGTCTCGGGATACGGATTCATTGCGGACAAACTTGTTCCCGCCAACGATTTCCAATCGGAAGGCCTCCACATCGGCCTGCCCTTCTACGTTTCCCTCGGAGCTCTCATCATCGGCGGCATCCTCGGTATCGTCTGCTACGCCGGAGTACCGGCCAAGGACAGGCTCTCCTCCAACCCTATTGCCAGGCTTTTCGCCAACCGTTTCTACATCGACGCTTTCTACGACAAAGTCCTCATCCAGGGAGTTCAGGGCTTTTGCTCGGCACTCATTGACTTCCTTGACCAATTCGTCTTCGGCATCATCGTAGGCGGCTGCGCCCGCCTGACAGCCGGGGCCGGCTGGGTTCTCCGTTATCTGCAATCCGGCAGCATCGCCGCCTACACGGTGCTTTTCGGAGCCGGCATCCTGCTGGTTATCTACTTCATGGTCTTCCACTGCTAA